The following proteins are encoded in a genomic region of Cricetulus griseus strain 17A/GY chromosome 7, alternate assembly CriGri-PICRH-1.0, whole genome shotgun sequence:
- the Elob gene encoding elongin-B isoform X2: MDVFLMIRRHKTTIFTDAKESSTVFELKRIVEGILKRPPEEQRLYKDDQLLDDGKTLGECGFTSQTARPQAPATVGLAFRADDAFEALRIEPFSSPPELPDVMKPQDSGGSANEQAVQ; the protein is encoded by the exons ATG GACGTGTTTCTAATGATCCGGCGCCACAAGACCACCATCTTCACGGACGCCAAGGAGTCGAGTACCGTGTTCGAGCTGAAGCGCATCGTCGAGGGCATCCTCAAGCGGCCGCCGGAGGAGCAGCGGCTGTACAAG GATGACCAGCTCCTTGATGACGGAAAAACTTTGGGCGAGTGTGGCTTCACTAGCCAGACAGCACGGCCACAGGCCCCAGCCACAGTGGGCCTGGCCTTCCGAGCAG ATGATGCCTTTGAAGCTCTGCGCATTGAGCCCTTCTCCAGCCCTCCAGAGCTTCCAGATGTGATGAAGCCACAGGATTCTGGAGGCAGTGCCAATGAACAAGCTGTGCAGTGA